The following coding sequences lie in one Cyanobacterium sp. Dongsha4 genomic window:
- a CDS encoding DUF692 domain-containing protein: MNGINSKEIELVGFGLNARSAGLNLCHENADEFVATMPSVDFVQVHPEHFLQDLGGNYVHAFEKLKENYPLTFHGFGLSLGSIAPLPENYLKLVKRLLAENEGSFFSEHFSWSSVSHHHFHDLIPFPFTQEVLDYFCERVEQVQEYLGSEILLENISSYMRFSISEMDEIAFMNEVFKRTGAKMLLDLNNLWANAQNFEEDALERMMAIKPEYVQSYHLAGCTAWGDNNYIDYHGEAVREEVWQLYQKAMEVFGAKPTLIEWENNIPPISRTVEEVHKAKAILVKA, from the coding sequence TTGAATGGAATTAATAGCAAGGAGATAGAGTTAGTGGGTTTCGGTTTAAATGCTCGTTCGGCGGGTCTAAATCTGTGCCATGAAAATGCTGATGAATTCGTGGCAACTATGCCTTCTGTGGATTTTGTTCAAGTGCATCCAGAGCATTTTCTACAGGATTTGGGAGGTAATTATGTTCATGCTTTTGAGAAATTAAAAGAAAATTATCCTCTTACCTTTCATGGTTTTGGTTTATCTTTAGGTTCGATCGCACCTTTGCCAGAAAATTATCTAAAATTGGTTAAACGCTTACTAGCAGAAAATGAAGGAAGTTTTTTTTCAGAACATTTTTCATGGAGTTCCGTTTCTCATCACCATTTCCATGATTTAATACCCTTTCCTTTTACCCAAGAAGTTTTAGACTATTTTTGCGAAAGAGTTGAACAGGTGCAAGAATATCTCGGTAGTGAGATTTTATTAGAAAATATTAGTAGTTATATGCGTTTTAGCATTTCTGAAATGGACGAAATAGCCTTTATGAATGAAGTGTTTAAACGTACTGGAGCAAAAATGTTATTGGATCTTAACAATCTATGGGCTAACGCTCAAAACTTTGAAGAAGATGCCTTAGAGAGAATGATGGCAATTAAGCCTGAATATGTACAAAGTTATCATTTAGCAGGGTGTACAGCTTGGGGAGATAATAATTATATTGACTATCATGGAGAAGCTGTTAGAGAGGAAGTATGGCAACTATATCAGAAAGCGATGGAAGTATTCGGAGCTAAACCGACTTTAATTGAATGGGAAAATAATATTCCTCCCATTAGCCGAACAGTGGAAGAAGTCCATAAAGCTAAAGCTATTTTAGTAAAGGCCTAG
- a CDS encoding nucleotidyltransferase domain-containing protein, whose product MIHPQLEEIISKLKQSFINLYNTKLDKIILYGSQARKDAQIDSDIDILVVLKDNIDPYKEIDRTGDIIYQISLDYDVVLSRHFISSDKFNYSNNPFLHNVKKEGIIL is encoded by the coding sequence ATGATACATCCTCAATTAGAAGAAATAATTAGTAAGTTAAAACAGTCTTTTATTAACTTATATAATACTAAATTAGACAAAATTATTTTATATGGATCTCAAGCGAGAAAAGATGCTCAAATAGATTCAGATATTGATATTTTAGTAGTTCTTAAAGACAACATTGATCCTTATAAAGAAATAGATAGAACTGGAGATATTATCTATCAAATAAGTTTAGATTATGATGTGGTTTTATCTCGTCATTTTATCTCTTCTGATAAATTTAATTATAGTAATAATCCATTTTTACACAATGTAAAAAAAGAGGGAATTATATTGTGA
- a CDS encoding IS607 family transposase: protein MEKRLVKIGEAAKILGTTPDTLRKWEATGEIVPTRKTKGGTRYYDVAELMNLDSGDYPTIGYARVSSHDQKEDLVRQQAMLEAYCSAKGWRTEIIKDLGSGMNYHKKGLLLLLEKILKKQMKRLVITHKDRLLRFGSELVFTLCELQGIEIVIIHKGDQPTFEEELAQDVLEIITVFSARLYGSRSRKHRKLMSALTEEGDKLFEQVQKK from the coding sequence ATGGAAAAAAGATTAGTTAAGATAGGAGAAGCGGCTAAAATACTAGGAACAACCCCAGACACTCTAAGAAAGTGGGAAGCCACAGGAGAAATAGTGCCGACTAGAAAAACTAAAGGCGGTACTAGATATTACGATGTTGCTGAACTGATGAATTTAGATTCTGGAGATTATCCCACAATAGGGTATGCTCGTGTTTCTAGTCACGACCAAAAAGAAGATTTAGTAAGACAACAAGCAATGTTGGAAGCCTATTGTTCAGCTAAAGGTTGGAGAACTGAAATAATTAAAGACTTAGGCTCAGGCATGAATTATCACAAGAAAGGATTGCTTTTGTTGCTTGAAAAAATACTAAAGAAGCAAATGAAACGTCTCGTTATTACTCATAAAGATAGGTTGCTTCGTTTTGGTTCTGAATTAGTGTTCACATTGTGTGAATTGCAAGGAATCGAGATTGTAATTATTCATAAAGGAGATCAACCGACTTTTGAAGAAGAATTAGCACAAGACGTTTTGGAAATAATTACTGTTTTCAGTGCTAGACTTTATGGTTCAAGAAGTCGTAAGCATAGAAAACTAATGTCAGCATTAACCGAAGAAGGAGACAAATTATTTGAACAAGTACAGAAAAAATGA
- a CDS encoding RNA-guided endonuclease TnpB family protein: protein MISFKTELKLNNKQRTIMAKHAGVARHAYNWGLAICKEILDYNQANPENKQKFPSAIDLHKRLVAEVKSQNQWYYEVSKCSPQQALRDLRIAWDRSFNKIAKPPRFKKKNNRDSFYLEGNIQIKGNKIKLPRIGWVKTYEKFIPSILVKKSGSNCVISKRANRWFISYKVDYEPEKIEHPFGRVGCDIGIKKLATLSNGLVFPNVKAYRTVKKKLAHLQRELSRKVKGSTNYKRASVKLAKLHYRISCIRKDAIHKLTHYLTKNHSEVVIEDLNVSGMLQNHRLASAIADCGFYEFRRQLEYKCDWYGAILHIVDRCFPSSKTCSNCNEIKSDLKLKDRTFNCSYCGLIIDRDLNASINLENAVSSTV from the coding sequence ATGATTAGTTTCAAAACGGAATTAAAACTGAATAATAAGCAACGAACAATTATGGCAAAACACGCAGGAGTTGCACGTCATGCTTATAATTGGGGATTAGCTATTTGCAAGGAAATACTTGATTATAATCAAGCAAACCCTGAAAATAAACAAAAATTTCCCAGTGCTATTGATTTACATAAACGATTAGTAGCAGAAGTAAAAAGTCAAAATCAATGGTATTATGAAGTATCAAAATGTAGCCCTCAACAGGCTCTTAGAGACTTAAGAATTGCTTGGGATAGATCTTTTAACAAAATAGCTAAACCACCTCGATTTAAAAAGAAAAATAACAGAGATAGTTTCTATCTCGAAGGTAATATCCAAATCAAAGGAAACAAAATTAAATTACCTAGAATTGGTTGGGTTAAAACTTATGAAAAATTTATTCCTTCAATTTTAGTAAAAAAATCAGGGAGTAATTGTGTAATTTCTAAACGGGCTAATAGATGGTTTATTTCTTACAAAGTAGATTATGAGCCAGAAAAAATAGAACATCCTTTTGGTAGAGTCGGTTGTGATATTGGCATAAAAAAACTAGCTACATTGAGTAATGGGTTAGTATTTCCCAATGTTAAAGCCTATAGAACTGTCAAGAAAAAGTTAGCACATTTACAAAGAGAATTAAGTAGGAAAGTAAAGGGTTCTACTAACTATAAAAGAGCATCGGTAAAATTGGCAAAACTCCATTATCGGATTAGTTGTATTCGGAAAGATGCCATTCACAAATTAACTCATTACCTCACTAAAAACCACAGTGAGGTAGTGATTGAAGATTTGAATGTGTCTGGAATGCTACAAAATCACCGATTAGCCAGTGCCATAGCAGACTGTGGATTTTATGAATTTAGAAGACAATTAGAGTATAAATGTGACTGGTATGGGGCAATTTTACACATCGTAGATAGATGTTTTCCATCTTCTAAAACTTGTTCTAATTGCAATGAAATTAAATCAGATTTAAAGCTAAAAGATAGAACCTTTAATTGCTCTTACTGTGGACTAATTATTGATAGAGACTTAAATGCTTCAATTAATTTGGAAAATGCGGTAAGCTCTACCGTGTAA
- a CDS encoding HEPN domain-containing protein has protein sequence MFYIAEAFLWTQGMSFSSHSAVISAFGKEFVKKGLVPIEFHRFLINAQDKRTQGDYSIDDEKQLSFEDVSILIEQSKLFIKWAEKTII, from the coding sequence ATGTTTTATATAGCGGAGGCTTTTTTATGGACGCAAGGAATGAGTTTTTCTAGTCATTCTGCGGTTATTTCGGCTTTTGGTAAAGAATTTGTCAAAAAAGGTCTTGTTCCCATCGAATTTCATCGTTTTTTAATCAATGCTCAAGATAAAAGGACTCAGGGAGATTACAGTATAGACGATGAAAAACAGTTAAGTTTTGAGGATGTCAGTATTTTAATAGAACAAAGTAAGCTATTTATTAAATGGGCTGAAAAAACAATTATTTAA
- a CDS encoding MFS transporter, whose translation MTKIETWEDTGQGYPLRWWVLPIVCLPTLAMLLDGNIVFIALPAIGDTFRYFPNLGEWVLASFSLVAAALSLPAGELGDRIGLRRVFSWGLWLFILGSGICFFAFKGWILILGRVICACGAAILAPVALACLRRIFPPEEQAIAFGYWSASVTIGTVIGPFLGGFLEHIASWHWVFFAPVVPAAIGLLGLPLLPLLPAKQISSKPDYMGITTIGFAIFFFLFFLMESPNLSPSLNILIICLFLLTVVMWRQSANKSSAVIPLNIITRNSWYVPSVLQLFIRALFVFVMTCLTVYFQEGRSLSALDTSIHILPLSIVSGVVSLASGYLEKSFGVKYLMMATLTLTALGFWSLRDIPLSGFDGGDWFGMVAFGILYGNTAQLSHQALVHFPKSQAMRGSAINTLTINLGLALGAAIYSIFISIALPLNLKQQSNWQFPVEIPSSVQEILNQVDQNLHTSTHSQSLQALQESLAHSFGFGFTLCAIFCVIAIVITYSMRPFSSN comes from the coding sequence ATGACAAAAATAGAGACATGGGAAGATACAGGGCAAGGTTATCCTCTGCGTTGGTGGGTTTTGCCGATTGTTTGTTTACCAACTCTGGCGATGTTACTAGATGGAAATATTGTCTTTATTGCCTTACCTGCCATTGGTGACACTTTCCGTTATTTTCCCAATTTGGGGGAATGGGTGTTAGCTTCTTTTTCCTTAGTGGCGGCGGCTCTTTCCTTACCTGCGGGGGAATTGGGCGATCGCATCGGCTTAAGAAGGGTATTTAGCTGGGGTTTATGGTTATTTATCCTCGGTAGTGGTATTTGTTTTTTTGCTTTTAAAGGCTGGATATTAATTTTGGGGAGGGTGATATGTGCTTGTGGGGCGGCAATTCTTGCCCCTGTTGCCTTGGCTTGTTTACGGCGTATTTTTCCTCCAGAAGAACAGGCGATCGCCTTTGGTTATTGGTCTGCTAGTGTCACCATTGGTACAGTGATTGGACCATTTTTAGGAGGATTTTTAGAACATATTGCTAGTTGGCATTGGGTCTTTTTTGCCCCTGTAGTACCTGCTGCGATCGGACTTTTAGGACTGCCTTTATTGCCTTTGCTTCCTGCGAAACAAATTTCCTCCAAACCTGATTATATGGGCATAACTACCATCGGCTTTGCTATCTTTTTCTTTCTCTTTTTCCTGATGGAAAGTCCAAATTTATCCCCCAGTCTTAACATTTTGATTATCTGTCTTTTCTTGCTAACAGTAGTAATGTGGCGACAAAGTGCGAATAAATCATCGGCGGTTATTCCTTTAAATATTATTACTCGTAATAGTTGGTATGTTCCTTCTGTTTTACAACTATTTATTCGAGCATTGTTTGTATTTGTAATGACTTGTTTAACGGTTTATTTTCAAGAAGGGAGAAGTTTATCCGCTTTAGACACATCTATTCATATTTTGCCTTTAAGTATCGTGTCGGGGGTTGTTTCTCTTGCCAGTGGCTATTTAGAAAAATCTTTCGGAGTCAAATATTTAATGATGGCAACTCTTACTTTAACCGCTCTAGGTTTTTGGTCTTTGCGAGATATTCCCCTATCTGGATTTGATGGGGGTGACTGGTTTGGTATGGTAGCTTTTGGCATCCTTTATGGTAACACTGCCCAACTTTCTCACCAAGCCTTAGTTCATTTTCCTAAATCCCAAGCCATGAGAGGTTCTGCCATTAATACCTTAACTATTAACTTAGGTTTAGCTTTAGGGGCGGCTATTTACAGTATTTTTATCTCAATTGCCTTACCATTGAATTTAAAACAGCAGTCTAATTGGCAATTTCCCGTTGAGATACCTAGCAGTGTTCAAGAAATACTCAATCAGGTAGATCAAAATCTTCATACCTCAACTCATAGTCAATCATTACAGGCTTTACAAGAATCTTTAGCCCATAGTTTTGGCTTTGGTTTTACATTGTGTGCTATTTTTTGTGTAATCGCCATTGTCATTACCTACAGTATGCGACCATTTTCATCGAATTAA
- a CDS encoding alpha-keto acid decarboxylase family protein, translated as MIKNNPTTAEYAVQRLADLGIRHVFGLPGDYAFPIDDAIESNPNLTWVVCSNELNAAYSADGYARVFGASILSTTYGVGELGAMAGVMGAKAERLPIFHLVGMPSTRLMRTRKPLHHTFGDGEFDHFHQLSSATACVSTILTPENAITEMERVIAIALSQRQPAIIAIAGDYAQMPVIGNPIQGVPLHQVSPPKSNPQELECAVKTILQRLEQAQQPVILPCFTLLRYGLTKQFTHLLKITGIPYATTRIDKAVISESHPLYMGMYRGATSESALREYVESADLILDIGGVLFDDVSTGHGSARLDREKIISIHPHHVEILSNISHINSQSHTYSPVWIEDVISNLIENIKPISLKKFPQPSPITLEKSSSQAITWQTLRATMQNFLEAEDILICESGLSVAFLSSLLLPKNCSFHNQTLWAAIGWATPATFGAALANPQRRVILVTGDGAHQLTANEIGTMGRYGVKPIIIVLNNGIFGIEEFLAGNKSNIYNVLSPWNYAQIPHAMGCENWYCQKVTSLDELNNALEKARLHNNGAYIEVVLTEKIPPALSETIYAQRYQLSPINTYLSPL; from the coding sequence ATGATTAAAAACAATCCTACCACTGCTGAATATGCAGTACAACGTCTGGCTGATTTAGGAATTCGCCATGTTTTTGGTTTACCAGGAGATTATGCTTTTCCTATCGATGATGCGATCGAATCTAACCCTAATTTAACATGGGTTGTCTGTAGTAATGAACTTAATGCCGCCTATAGTGCCGATGGTTATGCCCGTGTTTTTGGTGCGTCTATCCTCAGTACTACCTATGGAGTGGGAGAATTAGGTGCAATGGCTGGTGTCATGGGAGCTAAAGCAGAAAGATTACCTATTTTTCATCTGGTAGGGATGCCTTCCACTAGGTTAATGCGGACTCGTAAACCCTTACATCATACCTTCGGAGATGGAGAATTTGACCATTTTCATCAATTATCCTCCGCCACCGCCTGTGTTAGCACTATCTTAACCCCAGAAAATGCCATTACCGAAATGGAAAGAGTAATTGCGATCGCACTTTCCCAACGGCAACCAGCAATTATCGCCATAGCTGGGGATTACGCTCAAATGCCTGTGATAGGCAATCCCATACAGGGAGTACCATTACATCAAGTTTCACCCCCAAAAAGTAACCCTCAAGAGTTAGAGTGTGCCGTTAAAACTATCTTACAAAGATTAGAACAAGCCCAACAACCCGTTATTCTTCCCTGTTTTACTCTACTACGTTACGGATTAACAAAACAATTCACCCACCTTCTCAAGATTACTGGTATTCCCTACGCTACCACCAGAATTGATAAAGCCGTAATTTCCGAATCTCATCCCTTATATATGGGTATGTATCGAGGGGCAACTTCAGAATCCGCCCTCCGAGAATATGTAGAATCTGCGGACTTAATTCTTGACATCGGCGGAGTCTTATTTGATGATGTTTCTACAGGTCATGGTTCAGCAAGACTCGATCGAGAAAAGATTATTTCCATTCATCCCCATCATGTAGAAATTCTCTCTAACATTAGTCATATTAATTCTCAATCCCACACTTATAGCCCTGTTTGGATAGAAGATGTCATTAGTAACCTTATAGAGAATATTAAACCCATTTCCCTCAAAAAATTTCCCCAACCTTCCCCCATTACCCTCGAAAAAAGTTCTTCCCAAGCTATTACTTGGCAAACCCTCCGAGCCACAATGCAAAATTTCCTAGAAGCAGAAGATATTTTAATCTGTGAATCTGGTTTAAGCGTTGCTTTCTTATCATCCTTACTGTTACCAAAAAACTGTAGCTTTCATAATCAAACCCTTTGGGCGGCTATTGGTTGGGCAACTCCTGCCACATTTGGGGCGGCTTTAGCAAATCCCCAACGGCGAGTTATCTTAGTTACAGGCGATGGTGCTCATCAACTTACGGCAAATGAAATTGGCACTATGGGGCGTTATGGAGTTAAACCCATAATTATTGTCTTAAATAATGGCATTTTTGGTATTGAAGAGTTTTTAGCAGGAAATAAATCCAATATTTACAATGTTTTATCTCCTTGGAATTATGCTCAGATACCTCATGCAATGGGTTGCGAAAACTGGTATTGTCAAAAAGTTACATCTTTAGATGAATTAAACAACGCCCTTGAAAAAGCAAGACTCCACAATAATGGGGCTTATATAGAAGTTGTTTTAACCGAGAAAATTCCTCCTGCTTTATCTGAAACAATATACGCTCAACGCTATCAATTATCACCTATAAACACTTACCTGAGTCCCCTCTAA
- a CDS encoding CARDB domain-containing protein, with product MAKLFVANTITDLILGDIDEHLPINRIPLSGTVLGLGTTTATDNGELVFLPNFEQNKTSIYKCNPTDGKTYSLSPTSEVDHFPYVCFTNDIDEEGIEIDVSNFNITNSSLTEIITQSINQCGVKASYYGVYIKSIWSSVVLTIASKLCLWQWARMKNFVSDEIFSAEDNIYTSLQHFYCADQEQTDNPMKYLGKANSWQLIGMYASEPKTGLVTVPQPNQNLHIHGICTEKNWGGHVHHEHKMSKLLRIDSLIIYPLQEVEVIESDLTIKDAVWLDDNLVFTVVNQGLLDVSNLQIHIVPNNQYSSYIGCRIPWLSAGNSFQFNIPKDQIKLKTGKNLINIIADPDNLILEANENNNILTLEVSISPV from the coding sequence ATGGCAAAATTATTTGTAGCAAATACAATTACAGATTTAATTTTGGGTGATATAGATGAACATTTACCCATAAATCGCATCCCTTTATCGGGAACTGTTTTAGGTTTAGGTACTACTACCGCAACAGATAACGGTGAATTAGTTTTTCTTCCTAATTTTGAGCAAAATAAAACTTCCATCTACAAATGTAACCCCACTGATGGTAAAACTTATTCTTTATCCCCAACTTCAGAAGTAGATCATTTTCCTTATGTTTGCTTCACAAATGACATTGACGAAGAAGGTATAGAAATCGATGTTTCTAACTTTAATATTACTAATTCTAGTCTGACGGAAATTATCACTCAATCAATTAACCAATGCGGTGTCAAAGCTAGTTATTATGGTGTATATATCAAGTCAATATGGTCATCGGTTGTTTTAACCATTGCATCTAAGTTATGTTTGTGGCAGTGGGCAAGAATGAAGAATTTTGTCTCTGATGAGATTTTTAGTGCAGAAGATAATATCTACACATCATTACAGCATTTTTACTGTGCTGATCAAGAACAGACTGATAACCCAATGAAATACTTGGGTAAAGCAAATTCATGGCAATTAATTGGAATGTATGCCAGTGAACCAAAAACAGGCTTAGTTACAGTACCACAACCTAACCAAAATTTACATATACATGGTATTTGTACAGAAAAAAATTGGGGTGGCCACGTACACCATGAACATAAGATGAGCAAATTACTCCGTATTGATAGTTTAATTATCTATCCCCTTCAAGAAGTTGAAGTAATTGAATCGGATTTAACGATTAAGGATGCTGTATGGCTTGATGATAACCTTGTTTTTACTGTTGTTAACCAAGGATTATTAGATGTGAGTAATCTTCAAATTCACATAGTTCCTAATAATCAATATAGCTCATACATTGGTTGTCGCATTCCTTGGTTAAGTGCTGGTAATTCTTTTCAATTCAATATTCCTAAAGACCAGATTAAACTGAAAACAGGAAAAAACCTTATAAATATTATTGCAGACCCAGACAATTTGATTTTAGAAGCTAATGAAAATAACAATATATTGACTCTTGAGGTTTCTATTTCCCCTGTTTAA
- the pyrR gene encoding bifunctional pyr operon transcriptional regulator/uracil phosphoribosyltransferase PyrR, whose product MARQIIEILSADEIRRTLIRLASQIVEEAPDLSQVVLLGIYTRGVPLAYLLANQIEMIEQVKVAVGALDITFFRDDLDQIKTRTPQKTEIPFDLTGKTVILVDDVIYKGRTIRAALNAVTEYGRPEIIKLLVLVDRGHRQVPIHPDFIGKALPTAKEEKVKVYLDAIDGKDAVELIKL is encoded by the coding sequence ATGGCTCGTCAAATAATAGAAATACTTTCGGCAGACGAAATACGTCGTACTTTAATTCGTTTAGCTTCACAAATAGTCGAGGAAGCCCCAGATTTATCTCAAGTTGTCCTCTTGGGTATTTATACAAGGGGTGTTCCTTTGGCTTATCTATTAGCCAATCAGATAGAAATGATTGAACAAGTTAAGGTGGCAGTTGGTGCGCTAGATATAACTTTTTTTCGAGATGATTTAGACCAAATCAAAACCAGAACGCCTCAGAAGACTGAAATACCCTTTGATTTGACGGGTAAAACCGTAATTTTGGTGGATGATGTGATTTATAAGGGAAGAACCATTAGAGCCGCTTTAAACGCTGTTACAGAGTATGGCAGACCAGAAATTATTAAATTGTTAGTTTTAGTTGATCGAGGTCATCGACAAGTACCTATTCACCCTGACTTCATCGGTAAAGCTCTACCTACCGCTAAAGAGGAAAAAGTAAAAGTTTATTTAGATGCGATCGATGGTAAAGATGCCGTAGAATTGATCAAGTTATAA
- a CDS encoding PP2C family serine/threonine-protein phosphatase: MKCTSIGLTDPGLVRPYNQDNHYTDPEGRFFILADGMGGHAGGEEASRIAVEVIREYLEANWDAPIDSYDLMEKSIYQANEGILEDQVLHPERADMGTTLVLILFRENETWRAHVGDSRLYRWRNGELNQITLDHTWISQAIRAGEITPEDAKYHPWRHVLSQCLGRRDLYEGIDIQKMDDVQNGDRFLLCSDGLTEEVPDDLINKSLQEVENLEQAAKTLIQNAKDGGGSDNITVVLISVEGIQGQSSEQIETPSKEETENKSTDESENP, translated from the coding sequence ATGAAATGTACATCTATTGGGTTAACTGATCCGGGGTTAGTTAGACCCTACAACCAAGATAACCACTATACAGACCCCGAAGGACGTTTTTTTATCCTTGCCGATGGTATGGGAGGTCATGCTGGAGGGGAAGAAGCCAGTCGTATTGCCGTAGAAGTTATTAGAGAATACCTAGAAGCTAATTGGGATGCGCCTATAGACTCTTATGATTTGATGGAAAAGTCAATTTATCAGGCAAATGAAGGCATTTTAGAGGATCAAGTGCTTCATCCCGAAAGAGCAGACATGGGAACAACTCTTGTGTTAATTCTGTTTAGAGAAAATGAAACATGGCGAGCCCACGTGGGAGATTCCCGCCTTTATCGTTGGCGTAATGGGGAGTTAAATCAAATTACCCTCGATCATACTTGGATCTCTCAAGCGATTAGGGCAGGAGAAATTACCCCAGAAGATGCAAAATATCATCCTTGGAGACACGTTCTTTCTCAGTGTTTGGGACGTAGAGACTTATACGAAGGTATTGATATACAAAAAATGGATGATGTCCAAAACGGCGATCGCTTCTTGCTTTGTAGCGATGGTTTAACCGAAGAAGTACCCGACGATTTGATTAACAAATCCTTACAAGAAGTAGAAAATTTAGAACAAGCGGCTAAAACTCTCATTCAAAACGCTAAAGACGGAGGGGGTTCAGATAATATCACAGTGGTTCTTATATCAGTGGAAGGAATACAAGGTCAATCCAGTGAGCAAATAGAAACCCCATCAAAGGAAGAAACTGAAAATAAGTCAACAGATGAAAGTGAGAATCCATAA